One Camelus dromedarius isolate mCamDro1 chromosome 6, mCamDro1.pat, whole genome shotgun sequence genomic region harbors:
- the LOC105106371 gene encoding thymosin beta-4-like — MKEKIIDTAVATAQTGRSSLAPGSASSATTSDKPDTAEMEKFEKLKLKKMQEKNPLRSKETTEQEKQAGES; from the coding sequence atgaaagagaaaataatagacACGGCGGTGGCCACAGCGCAGACCGGACGCAGCTCGCTCGCGCCTGGCTCCGCTTCTTCTGCAACCACGTCTGACAAACCGGACACGGCTGAGATGGAGAAATTCGAAAAGTTAAAACTGAAGAAGATGCAAGAGAAAAATCCACTGCGTTCCAAAGAAACGACTGAACAGGAGAAGCAAGCAGGCGAGTCGTAA